A single window of Triplophysa rosa linkage group LG2, Trosa_1v2, whole genome shotgun sequence DNA harbors:
- the tp53 gene encoding cellular tumor antigen p53 isoform X1: MAENTESQDFAELWTQNLMSEAIQRPESVFWDTSMNCDELYLTSSFDRNIFDNVPTEQPQPSTSPPTSTVPVSTDYPGEHGFRLAFPQSGTAKSVTCTYSSELNKLFCQLAKTCPVQMVVNTAPPQGSVLRAIAIYKKSEHVAEVVRRCPHHERTPDTDVLAPPAHLIRVEGNMRAVYNQDDVAYRHSVMVPYEPPQLGAECTTILYNFMCNSSCMGGMNRRPILTIITLETHDGQLLGRRSFEVRVCACPGRDRKTEEGNLRKEQEAKTSDKTPSTTKRSFKESSSSNPRAESSKKAKLSNSSDEEIFTLHVRGKERYEMLKKINDSLELSDVVPPSDVDKYRQKLVSKSKKEKDGQTPEPKRGKKLMVKEEKSDSD; encoded by the exons ATGGCGGAAAATACGGAAAGCCAAGATTTTGCTGAGCTCTGGACCCAGAACCTCAT GTCAGAAGCTATCCAAAGGCCAGAATCTGTTTTTTGGGATACATCTATGAACTGTGATGAG CTGTACCTAACGAGCTCATTCGATCGAAATATTTTCGATAACGTGCCGACAGAACAACCTCAGCCGTCCACCTCCCCACCAACCTCCACTGTCCCGGTATCCACCGACTATCCTGGGGAGCATGGTTTCAGGCTGGCGTTCCCACAATCAGGCACTGCCAAATCGGTCACCTGCACA TACTCTTCAGAACTGAATAAGCTCTTTTGTCAACTGGCGAAGACGTGTCCGGTTCAGATGGTGGTGAACACTGCCCCTCCCCAGGGCTCAGTGCTCAGAGCCATTGCCATATACAAGAAGTCAGAGCATGTGGCTGAGGTGGTTCGCCGATGCCCCCACCATGAGAGGACCCCTGACACTGATG TATTGGCTCCCCCTGCCCACCTCATCCGAGTGGAAGGAAACATGCGCGCTGTTTACAATCAAGATGATGTCGCCTACAGGCACAGTGTTATGGTGCCATATGAACCTCCACAG TTGGGTGCAGAGTGTACTACCATTCTTTACAATTTTATGTGTAACAGCAGCTGCATGGGGGGCATGAACCGCCGACCCATCCTCACTATTATCACGTTGGAGACCCATGA CGGGCAATTACTGGGTCGTCGGTCTTTCgaggtgcgtgtgtgtgcgtgtccagGCAGAGACAGAAAAACCGAAGAGGGCAACTTAAGGAAAGAACAGGAAGCCAAAACCTCAGACAAGACGCCTTCTACGACCAAACGCA GCTTTAAAGAATCATCCTCATCAAATCCTCGAGCTGAGAGCAGCAAGAAGGCTAAACTGAGTAACAGCAGTGATGAGGAGATCTTTACGCTGCAT GTGCGAGGTAAAGAGAGATATGAgatgctgaaaaaaataaacgaCAGTTTGGAACTGAGCGACGTGGTGCCTCCATCCGATGTTGACAAGTACCGCCAAAAATT gGTTTCTaaaagcaagaaagaaaaagatggTCAGACTCCTGAGCCAAAGCGTGGTAAAAAACTGATGGTGAAAGAAGAGAAGAGTGACTCGGAttaa
- the capga gene encoding capping protein (actin filament), gelsolin-like a → MLNLRAAPSQFTLEVREPGLWVWRVEKMKAVLLDPLQYDVFYNGDAYIVLSNQGKDGSDLHMWMGEKSSRDEQGACAMLATQLDSFLGGEPVQHRQVQGYESPEFMALFPKGVSYKEGGVESGFKSARSRTGPVTHLYQVKGKKNIRAREVELSWGSFNKGDCFILDLGETIVAWSGSKANMFERQKVREIAMLIRDTERNGKARIIDVIEGEEPLEMVQALGPIPSLREGSTEEDAAADVSNAASLYKVSNATGQMTLTKLCDRGPFSQELLEKDDCFMLDNGSNGKIYVWKGNGANAEEKRVALKVADEFITEMNYPRMQTQVEILPQGRESVLFKQFFKSWS, encoded by the exons ATGCTCAATCTGCGTGCGGCACCCAGCCAGTTTACACTTGAGGTGAGAGAGCCGGGGCTGTGGGTCTGGAGGGTGGAGAAGATGAAGGCTGTGCTTCTTGACCCATTGCAGTATGACGTGTTCTACAACGGAGATGCTTACATTGTGCTCAGCAACCAGGGAAAGGATGGAAGTGACCTGCACATGTGGATGG GTGAGAAGTCGTCTCGGGACGAGCAGGGTGCATGTGCGATGCTGGCGACACAGCTGGACAGCTTCTTAGGAGGAGAGCCAGTACAACACAGACAGGTGCAAGGCTATGAGTCACCGGAGTTCATGGCACTCTTTCCTAAAGGAGTCAGCTACAAG gagggaggggtggagtctGGGTTCAAGAGTGCCAGGTCAAGGACTGGCCCCGTTACACATCTTTACCAGGtcaaaggaaagaaaaacatCAGAGCAAGAGAGGTGGAGCTTAGCTGGGGAAGCTTCAACAAGGGAGACTGTTTCATACTGGACTTGGGAGAG ACCATAGTGGCATGGAGCGGCTCCAAAGCCAACATGTTTGAGCGACAGAAGGTGCGTGAAATAGCAATGCTGATCAGAGACACGGAGAGGAACGGCAAAGCTCGCATCATCGATGTGATCGAGGGAGAGGAACCACTAGAGATGGTTCAG GCACTTGGTCCAATCCCATCTCTAAGAGAGGGCTCAACAGAGGAGGATGCTGCAGCAGATGTCTCCAATGCTGCCTCTCTTTACAAG gtGTCCAATGCAACAGGCCAAATGACCTTGACAAAACTATGTGACAGAGGACCGTTCAGTCAAGAGCTCTTGGAGAAAGATGACTGCTTCATGCTGGACAATGGATCTAATGGAAAGATCTATGTTTGGAAAG GGAATGGAGCCAATGCAGAGGAGAAGAGGGTCGCTCTTAAGGTGGCAGACGAGTTTATTACTGAAATGAACTATCCCAGGATGCAAACACAG GTGGAGATTCTCCCTCAGGGTCGTGAATctgtgctttttaaacagttCTTCAAGAGCTGgagttaa
- the si:ch211-114c12.5 gene encoding nuclear factor 7, ovary, with the protein MYLCIPGFQAPEAGLNNSIGAVRWTLPDEGLQAHNSAPSKRSQSPRQKDLKDLRSLQECVKFITQWKQQVEHVCKPGSKADEGQNIYVNAEPQSLERCRKLILDWAHELMKADILFMESTWRQDRDACWEQKEKKHTEQRIMEWAKELQTVSERFGVMREELVQFLRQLELRKKKIRTLLPFLEFITWSILKADSKDVVPQLWLLSKQRIWKTETPKYIPNSVWSLICSASANITLDPMTNHPWLQLSDDRKKVQEALNETEVSFSTQRFDSWPCVLGWEGFSSGCHYWEVEIANNGYWRIGVTTASSKRHGRFSINPSEGYWAIWRSTRQFYACTKPETQLPLTLVPRKLGVYLDYEEGQVSFYNVETQSHIFTFTASFSEKLYPLFSPLDGRTLITLTIPNVATAMW; encoded by the exons ATGTATTTGTGCATACCAGGATTTCAGGCACCTGAGGCTGGTCTGAATAACTCTATTGGGGCTGTACGCTGGACTCTGCCTGATGAAGGACTTCAGGCGCACAATTCAGCTCCCAGCAAGAGAAGCCAGAGCCCGAGACAAAAG GATCTGAAGGATCTCCGCAGCTTGCAGGAATGTGTGAAGTTTATCACTCAATGGAAACAGCAGGTGGAACATGTGTGCAAG CCTGGCAGCAAAGCAGACGAAGGCCAAAATATATATGTGAATGCTGAGCCTCAGAGTCTGGAACGATGTCGTAAACTGATCCTTGACTGGGCACACGAGCTCATGAAAGCTGACATT TTGTTTATGGAAAGCACATGGCGACAAGACAGAGATGCATGCTGGgagcagaaagaaaaaaagcatacagagcagagGATCATGGAATGGGCTAAAGAGCTGCAGACTGTGTCAGAG CGCTTTGGAGTAATGAGAGAGGAATTAGTTCAATTTCTGAGACAGCTGGAACTGAGGAAGAAGAAAATTCGGACGTTGTTGCCTTTTCTGGAGTTCATAACTTGGTCCATCCTAAAGGCGGACAGCAAG gATGTTGTTCCACAGCTGTGGCTCCTTAGCAAACAGCGCATCTGGAAAACAG AAACACCAAAGTACATTCCAAACTCAG TGTGGAGCTTGATCTGCAGTGCATCAG CCAATATCACATTGGACCCCATGACTAACCATCCATGGTTACAGCTGTCAGACGACAGGAAGAAGGTTCAGGAAGCTTTGAATGAAACTGAAGTGTCGTTCAGTACTCAGCGCTTTGACAGCTGGCCTTGTGTTCTGGGCTGGGAGGGCTTCTCGTCCGGTTGTCACTATTGGGAAGTGGAAATTGCCAACAATGGCTACTGGCGTATCGGAGTGACCACCGCTTCCTCTAAAAGGCATGGTCGATTTTCAATTAACCCTTCTGAGGGCTACTGGGCAATTTGGAGAAGCACAAGGCAGTTTTATGCATGCACCAAACCAGAGACCCAGCTTCCACTGACACTTGTGCCAAGAAAACTGGGAGTCTACCTGGATTATGAAGAAGGACAGGTGTCTTTCTACAATGTAGAGACACAGTCACATATATTTACATTCACTGCAAGTTTCAGTGAAAAGTTGTACCCGCTGTTTTCCCCACTGGATGGACGCACACTTATAACACTGACCATACCAAATGTTGCGACAGCAATGTggtaa
- the tp53 gene encoding cellular tumor antigen p53 isoform X2: MTHRYSSELNKLFCQLAKTCPVQMVVNTAPPQGSVLRAIAIYKKSEHVAEVVRRCPHHERTPDTDVLAPPAHLIRVEGNMRAVYNQDDVAYRHSVMVPYEPPQLGAECTTILYNFMCNSSCMGGMNRRPILTIITLETHDGQLLGRRSFEVRVCACPGRDRKTEEGNLRKEQEAKTSDKTPSTTKRSFKESSSSNPRAESSKKAKLSNSSDEEIFTLHVRGKERYEMLKKINDSLELSDVVPPSDVDKYRQKLVSKSKKEKDGQTPEPKRGKKLMVKEEKSDSD; this comes from the exons ATGACCCACAGG TACTCTTCAGAACTGAATAAGCTCTTTTGTCAACTGGCGAAGACGTGTCCGGTTCAGATGGTGGTGAACACTGCCCCTCCCCAGGGCTCAGTGCTCAGAGCCATTGCCATATACAAGAAGTCAGAGCATGTGGCTGAGGTGGTTCGCCGATGCCCCCACCATGAGAGGACCCCTGACACTGATG TATTGGCTCCCCCTGCCCACCTCATCCGAGTGGAAGGAAACATGCGCGCTGTTTACAATCAAGATGATGTCGCCTACAGGCACAGTGTTATGGTGCCATATGAACCTCCACAG TTGGGTGCAGAGTGTACTACCATTCTTTACAATTTTATGTGTAACAGCAGCTGCATGGGGGGCATGAACCGCCGACCCATCCTCACTATTATCACGTTGGAGACCCATGA CGGGCAATTACTGGGTCGTCGGTCTTTCgaggtgcgtgtgtgtgcgtgtccagGCAGAGACAGAAAAACCGAAGAGGGCAACTTAAGGAAAGAACAGGAAGCCAAAACCTCAGACAAGACGCCTTCTACGACCAAACGCA GCTTTAAAGAATCATCCTCATCAAATCCTCGAGCTGAGAGCAGCAAGAAGGCTAAACTGAGTAACAGCAGTGATGAGGAGATCTTTACGCTGCAT GTGCGAGGTAAAGAGAGATATGAgatgctgaaaaaaataaacgaCAGTTTGGAACTGAGCGACGTGGTGCCTCCATCCGATGTTGACAAGTACCGCCAAAAATT gGTTTCTaaaagcaagaaagaaaaagatggTCAGACTCCTGAGCCAAAGCGTGGTAAAAAACTGATGGTGAAAGAAGAGAAGAGTGACTCGGAttaa
- the gabarapa gene encoding GABA(A) receptor-associated protein a, producing the protein MKFMYKEEHPFEKRRSEGEKIRKKYPDRVPVIVEKAPKARIGDLDKKKYLVPSDLTVGQFYFLIRKRIHLRAEDALFFFVNNVIPPTSATMGLLYQEHHEEDFFLYIAYSDESVYGGIQRDV; encoded by the exons ATGAAGTTTATGTACAAAGAAGAACATCCCTTCGAGAAGAGACGGTCCGAAGGGGAGAAAATCAGAAAGAAGTACCCGGACAGAGTGCCT GTGATCGTCGAGAAGGCCCCCAAAGCCAGAATAGGAGACCTGGACAAGAAGAAATATCTCGTCCCTTCTGACCTCACAG TGGGTCAGTTCTACTTCCTTATTCGAAAAAGGATCCACTTGAGGGCGGAGGATGCTCTTTTCTTCTTTGTCAACAATGTCATTCCACCCACATCAGCCACTATGGGGCTTCTGTACCAG GAGCACCACGAAGAagacttttttctttacattgctTACAGTGACGAAAGCGTCTATGGGGGCATACAGAGAGATGTGTAA
- the gps2 gene encoding G protein pathway suppressor 2 isoform X1 codes for MLAPPVPTIMPALLERPKLSNAMARALHKHIMRERERKRQEEEEVDKMMEQKLKEEEERKRKKEMEERMSLEETKEQIMKMEEKLQCLQEEKHQLFLQLKKVLHEEEKRRRKEQNDMTTLTSTTYQPNMAIHTGQHILSMQASQVSHGRPGALLGERSKQLFQSPVIPTRHFQSQVGFSAGATEHGQYSGAQPTHSPYGVTQPQHTSPFASAQPVPANYASGSQLRGASAFQAMQYLPHQQQGYAVHSHFTSQQGYIPSAGIPLQKQLEHANQQSGFTDSSPLRPMHPQALHVSAAGLLPTPSIAVQIPPGKSGLPYAHPPRPASPGALTHSTPTQQAHAATFQSTSQPTPRHTYLSHCQPGQRFYHHGK; via the exons ATG CTGGCACCACCAGTTCCCACCATTATGCCGGCTCTTCTGGAGAGGCCCAAATTGTCCAATGCAATGGCACGTGCCTTACACAAGCACATTATGAGGGAGAGGGAGCGGAAGAGGCAAG aggAGGAAGAGGTTGACAAAATGATGGAACAGAAACTAaaggaggaggaagagagaaaAAGGAAGAAGGAGATGGAGGAGAGGATGTCTTTAGAGGAAACTAAAGAGCAG attatgaagATGGAGGAGAAGCTGCAGTGTCTTCAGGAGGAGAAGCACCAGCTCTTCCTGCAGCTGAAAAAAGTCCTTCACGAAGAAGAGAAAAGACGACGGAAGGAACagaa TGACATGACAACTCTGACTTCGACAACATACCAGCCCAACATGGCCATCCACACAGGACAGCACATTCTCAGCATGCAAG CGAGTCAGGTGAGTCATGGGCGCCCTGGGGCTCTTCTGGGAGAACGAAGCAAACAGCTCTTCCAGTCACCGGTCATCCCT ACACGTCATTTCCAGTCTCAGGTTGGATTTAGTGCAGGTGCAACAGAGCATGGGCAGTACTCTGGAGCCCAGCCTACTCACAGCCCATACGGAGTCACCCAACCACAGCATACATCGCCTTTTGCTTCTGCTCAGCCGGTGCCAGCCAACTATGCCAGTGGTTCACAACTAAGAG GTGCATCTGCATTTCAGGCCATGCAGTATTTGCCCCATCAGCAACAGGGCTATGCAGTTCACAGTCACTTCACGTCACAGCAAG GATATATTCCCAGCGCTGGGATCCCTCTGCAGAAACAGCTGGAACATGCAAACCAGCAGTCCGGCTTCACGGACTCT AGTCCTCTGAGGCCCATGCATCCCCAGGCTCTACATGTCAGTGCTGCCGGTTTGCTGCCCACTCCTTCCATTGCTGTCCAGATCCCTCCTGGCAAG TCTGGCTTACCATATGCACACCCACCAAGGCCAGCTTCTCCAGGCGCACTCACTCACAGCACACCCACACAACAAGCACATGCA GCTACATTTCAGAGCACTTCTCAACCAACCCCTCGCCACACCTACCTCTCCCACTGCCAACCAGGGCAGAGATTTTATCATCACGGCAAATAG
- the gps2 gene encoding G protein pathway suppressor 2 isoform X2, with product MPALLERPKLSNAMARALHKHIMRERERKRQEEEEVDKMMEQKLKEEEERKRKKEMEERMSLEETKEQIMKMEEKLQCLQEEKHQLFLQLKKVLHEEEKRRRKEQNDMTTLTSTTYQPNMAIHTGQHILSMQASQVSHGRPGALLGERSKQLFQSPVIPTRHFQSQVGFSAGATEHGQYSGAQPTHSPYGVTQPQHTSPFASAQPVPANYASGSQLRGASAFQAMQYLPHQQQGYAVHSHFTSQQGYIPSAGIPLQKQLEHANQQSGFTDSSPLRPMHPQALHVSAAGLLPTPSIAVQIPPGKSGLPYAHPPRPASPGALTHSTPTQQAHAATFQSTSQPTPRHTYLSHCQPGQRFYHHGK from the exons ATGCCGGCTCTTCTGGAGAGGCCCAAATTGTCCAATGCAATGGCACGTGCCTTACACAAGCACATTATGAGGGAGAGGGAGCGGAAGAGGCAAG aggAGGAAGAGGTTGACAAAATGATGGAACAGAAACTAaaggaggaggaagagagaaaAAGGAAGAAGGAGATGGAGGAGAGGATGTCTTTAGAGGAAACTAAAGAGCAG attatgaagATGGAGGAGAAGCTGCAGTGTCTTCAGGAGGAGAAGCACCAGCTCTTCCTGCAGCTGAAAAAAGTCCTTCACGAAGAAGAGAAAAGACGACGGAAGGAACagaa TGACATGACAACTCTGACTTCGACAACATACCAGCCCAACATGGCCATCCACACAGGACAGCACATTCTCAGCATGCAAG CGAGTCAGGTGAGTCATGGGCGCCCTGGGGCTCTTCTGGGAGAACGAAGCAAACAGCTCTTCCAGTCACCGGTCATCCCT ACACGTCATTTCCAGTCTCAGGTTGGATTTAGTGCAGGTGCAACAGAGCATGGGCAGTACTCTGGAGCCCAGCCTACTCACAGCCCATACGGAGTCACCCAACCACAGCATACATCGCCTTTTGCTTCTGCTCAGCCGGTGCCAGCCAACTATGCCAGTGGTTCACAACTAAGAG GTGCATCTGCATTTCAGGCCATGCAGTATTTGCCCCATCAGCAACAGGGCTATGCAGTTCACAGTCACTTCACGTCACAGCAAG GATATATTCCCAGCGCTGGGATCCCTCTGCAGAAACAGCTGGAACATGCAAACCAGCAGTCCGGCTTCACGGACTCT AGTCCTCTGAGGCCCATGCATCCCCAGGCTCTACATGTCAGTGCTGCCGGTTTGCTGCCCACTCCTTCCATTGCTGTCCAGATCCCTCCTGGCAAG TCTGGCTTACCATATGCACACCCACCAAGGCCAGCTTCTCCAGGCGCACTCACTCACAGCACACCCACACAACAAGCACATGCA GCTACATTTCAGAGCACTTCTCAACCAACCCCTCGCCACACCTACCTCTCCCACTGCCAACCAGGGCAGAGATTTTATCATCACGGCAAATAG
- the gps2 gene encoding G protein pathway suppressor 2 isoform X3 → MLAPPVPTIMPALLERPKLSNAMARALHKHIMRERERKRQEEEEVDKMMEQKLKEEEERKRKKEMEERMSLEETKEQIMKMEEKLQCLQEEKHQLFLQLKKVLHEEEKRRRKEQNDMTTLTSTTYQPNMAIHTGQHILSMQASQVSHGRPGALLGERSKQLFQSPVIPTRHFQSQVGFSAGATEHGQYSGAQPTHSPYGVTQPQHTSPFASAQPVPANYASGSQLRGASAFQAMQYLPHQQQGYAVHSHFTSQQGYIPSAGIPLQKQLEHANQQSGFTDSSPLRPMHPQALHVSAAGLLPTPSIAVQIPPGKATFQSTSQPTPRHTYLSHCQPGQRFYHHGK, encoded by the exons ATG CTGGCACCACCAGTTCCCACCATTATGCCGGCTCTTCTGGAGAGGCCCAAATTGTCCAATGCAATGGCACGTGCCTTACACAAGCACATTATGAGGGAGAGGGAGCGGAAGAGGCAAG aggAGGAAGAGGTTGACAAAATGATGGAACAGAAACTAaaggaggaggaagagagaaaAAGGAAGAAGGAGATGGAGGAGAGGATGTCTTTAGAGGAAACTAAAGAGCAG attatgaagATGGAGGAGAAGCTGCAGTGTCTTCAGGAGGAGAAGCACCAGCTCTTCCTGCAGCTGAAAAAAGTCCTTCACGAAGAAGAGAAAAGACGACGGAAGGAACagaa TGACATGACAACTCTGACTTCGACAACATACCAGCCCAACATGGCCATCCACACAGGACAGCACATTCTCAGCATGCAAG CGAGTCAGGTGAGTCATGGGCGCCCTGGGGCTCTTCTGGGAGAACGAAGCAAACAGCTCTTCCAGTCACCGGTCATCCCT ACACGTCATTTCCAGTCTCAGGTTGGATTTAGTGCAGGTGCAACAGAGCATGGGCAGTACTCTGGAGCCCAGCCTACTCACAGCCCATACGGAGTCACCCAACCACAGCATACATCGCCTTTTGCTTCTGCTCAGCCGGTGCCAGCCAACTATGCCAGTGGTTCACAACTAAGAG GTGCATCTGCATTTCAGGCCATGCAGTATTTGCCCCATCAGCAACAGGGCTATGCAGTTCACAGTCACTTCACGTCACAGCAAG GATATATTCCCAGCGCTGGGATCCCTCTGCAGAAACAGCTGGAACATGCAAACCAGCAGTCCGGCTTCACGGACTCT AGTCCTCTGAGGCCCATGCATCCCCAGGCTCTACATGTCAGTGCTGCCGGTTTGCTGCCCACTCCTTCCATTGCTGTCCAGATCCCTCCTGGCAAG GCTACATTTCAGAGCACTTCTCAACCAACCCCTCGCCACACCTACCTCTCCCACTGCCAACCAGGGCAGAGATTTTATCATCACGGCAAATAG